One window of Amaranthus tricolor cultivar Red isolate AtriRed21 chromosome 11, ASM2621246v1, whole genome shotgun sequence genomic DNA carries:
- the LOC130826966 gene encoding photosystem II protein D1 has translation MTAILERRESESLWGRFCNWITSTENRLYIGWFGVLMIPTLLTATSVFIIAFIAAPPVDIDGIREPVSGSLLYGNNIISGAIIPTSAAIGLHFYPIWEAASVDEWLYNGGPYELIVLHFLLGVACYMGREWELSFRLGMRPWIAVAYSAPVAAATAVFLIYPIGQGSFSDGMPLGISGTFNFMIVFQAEHNILMHPFHMLGVAGVFGGSLFSAMHGSLVTSSLIRETTENESANEGYRFGQEEETYNIVAAHGYFGRLIFQYASFNNSRSLHFFLAAWPVVGIWFTALGISTMAFNLNGFNFNQSVVDSQGRVINTWADIINRANLGMEVMHERNAHNFPLDLAAIEAPSTNG, from the coding sequence ATGACTGCAATTTTAGAGAGACGCGAAAGCGAAAGCCTATGGGGTCGTTTCTGTAACTGGATAACCAGCACTGAAAACCGTCTTTACATCGGATGGTTTGGTGTTTTGATGATCCCTACCTTATTGACTGCAACTTCTGTATTTATTATAGCCTTCATAGCTGCTCCTCCAGTAGATATTGATGGTATTCGTGAACCTGTTTCTGGATCTCTACTTTATGGAAACAATATTATTTCGGGTGCTATTATTCCTACTTCTGCAGCTATTGGGTTGCACTTTTACCCAATCTGGGAAGCGGCATCAGTTGATGAGTGGTTATACAATGGTGGGCCTTATGAACTAATCGTTCTACACTTCTTACTTGGTGTAGCTTGTTATATGGGTCGTGAGTGGGAACTTAGTTTCCGTCTGGGTATGCGTCCTTGGATTGCTGTTGCATATTCAGCTCCGGTTGCAGCGGCTACTGCTGTTTTCTTGATCTACCCAATTGGTCAAGGAAGCTTTTCTGATGGTATGCCTCTAGGAATCTCTGGTACTTTCAACTTTATGATCGTATTCCAGGCTGAGCACAACATCCTTATGCACCCATTTCACATGTTAGGTGTAGCTGGTGTATTCGGCGGCTCCCTATTTAGTGCTATGCATGGTTCCTTGGTAACTTCTAGTTTGATCAGGGAAACCACAGAAAATGAATCTGCTAACGAAGGTTACAGATTCGGTCAAGAGGAAGAAACTTATAACATCGTAGCTGCTCATGGTTATTTTGGTCGATTGATCTTCCAATATGCTAGTTTCAACAACTCTCGTTCTTTACACTTCTTCTTAGCTGCTTGGCCTGTAGTAGGTATTTGGTTTACTGCTTTGGGTATTAGTACTATGGCTTTCAACCTAAATGGTTTCAACTTCAACCAATCTGTAGTTGATAGTCAAGGTCGTGTAATTAACACCTGGGCTGATATCATTAACCGTGCTAACCTTGGTATGGAAGTTATGCATGAACGTAATGCTCATAACTTCCCTCTAGACTTAGCTGCTATCGAAGCTCCATCTACAAATGGATAA
- the LOC130826973 gene encoding 50S ribosomal protein L2, chloroplastic-like — translation MAIHLYKTSTSSTRNGAVDNQVKSNPRNNLIYGQRRCGKGRNSRGIITARHRGGGHKRLYRKIDFRRNEKDIYGRIVTIEYDPNRNAYICLIHYGDGEKRYILHPRGAIIGDTIVSGTEVPIKMGNALPLTDMPLGTAIHNIEITLGKGGQLARAAGAVAKLIAKEGKSATLKLPSGEVRLISKNCSATVGQVGNVGVNQKRLGRAGSKRWLGKRPVVRGVVMNPVDHPHGGGEGRAPIGI, via the coding sequence ATGGCGATACATTTATACAAAACTTCTACCTCGAGCACACGCAATGGAGCCGTAGACAATCAAGTGAAATCCAATCCACGAAATAATTTGATCTATGGACAGCGTCGTTGTGGTAAAGGTCGTAATTCCAGAGGAATCATTACCGCAAGGCATAGAGGGGGGGGTCATAAGCGTCTATACCGTAAAATCGATTTTCGACGGAATGAAAAAGACATATATGGTAGAATCGTAACCATAGAATACGACCCTAATCGAAATGCATACATTTGTCTCATACACTATGGGGATGGTGAGAAGAGATATATTTTACATCCCCGAGGGGCTATAATTGGAGATACCATTGTTTCTGGTACAGAAGTTCCTATAAAAATGGGAAATGCCTTACCTTTGACCGATATGCCCTTAGGCACGGCCATACATAACATAGAAATCACACTTGGAAAGGGTGGACAATTAGCTAGAGCAGCGGGTGCTGTAGCGAAACTGATTGCAAAAGAGGGGAAATCGGCCACATTAAAATTACCTTCTGGGGAGGTACGTTTGATATCCAAAAACTGCTCAGCAACAGTCGGACAAGTGGGAAATGTTGGAGTGAACCAGAAAAGGTTGGGTAGAGCCGGATCTAAGCGTTGGCTAGGTAAGCGTCCTGTAGTAAGAGGAGTAGTTATGAACCCTGTAGACCATCCCCATGGGGGTGGTGAGGGGAGGGCCCCAATTGGTATTTAA
- the LOC130826950 gene encoding protein Ycf2 has translation MKGHQFKSWIFELREILREIKNSHYFLDSWTQFNSVGSFIHIFFHQERFIKLFDPRIWSILLSRNSQGSTSNRYFTIKGVVLFVVVVLIYRITNRNMVERKNLYLIGLLPIPMNSIGPRNDTLKKSFWSSNINRLIVSLLYLPKGKKISESYLLDPKESTWFLPITKKCIMSESNRGSRWWRNWIGKKRDSSCKISNETVAGIEISFKEKDIKYLEFPFVYYMDDPIRKDHDWELFDCLSLRKRRNIINLNSGQLFEIVVKHWICYLMSAFREKIPIEVESFFKEQGAGSTSQSNDIEHVSHLFSRNKWAISLQNCAQFHMWQFHQDLFVSWGKNPYESDFLRNASRENWIWLDNVWLVNKDRFFSKVRNVSSNIQYDSTRSSFVQVMDSNTRSIRSFFSDRWSELHLGSNPTERSTRDQKLLKKQQDVSFAPSRRSENNEMVNIFKIIKYLQSTVSIHPISSDPGCDMVPKDEPDMDSSAKISFLNKNSFFYLFHLFHDRNRGGYTLHHDFESEEKFQEMADLFTLSITEPDLVYHKGFAFSIDSCGLDQKQLLNEVFNSRDESKKKSLLVLSPIFYEESESFYRRIRKNGFRISCGNYLEDRKQKNDTLNHRTIRKYTINQHLSNLKKSQKKWVDPLIFLSRTERFMNRDPDAYRYKWFNGSKNFQEHLEHFVSEQRSHFQVVFDRLRINQYSIDWSEVIDKKDLSKSLRFFLSKSFRFFLSKSLSKLLLFLSNSLPFFFVSFGNIPINRSEIHIYELKGPNDQLYNPLLESIGLQIVHLKKLKAFLLDDHDTFQKSKFLINGGTISPFLFNKIPKWMIDSFHTRNNRGKSFDTTDSYFSMISHDQNNWLNPVKPFHRSSLISSFYKANRLRFLNNPHHFCFYCNKRFPFYMEKARINNSDFTYRQFLNILFIHNKKFSLCVGKKKHAFLERDTISPIESQVSNICIPNDFPIRSDLFVRRTIYSIAGISGTPLTEGQIVHFERTYGKPPLSNMNLSDSERKNLHQYLNLNFGLIYTLCSEKYLLSEKRKKRSLCLKKCVEKGQMYRAFQRDSAFSTLSKWNLFQTYMPWFLTSTGYKYLNFLFLDTFSDLLSILSSNPKFLSILHDIMYRSDISWRILQKILYLPQWNLISEISSKCLHNLLLYEKTIHQNNESPLIWTHLGSPNVREFFYSILFLLLLAGYLVRTHLLFVFRASSELQTEFEKVKSLMIPSYMIELRKLLDRYPTSEPNSFWLKNLFLVALEQLGDSLEEIWGSVSGDNMLLGSGPAYGFKSIRSKKKYLNINLIDIIDLISIIPNPINRITFSRNTRHLSHTSKEIYSLIRKRKRVNGDWIDDKIESWVASSDSIDDEEREFLVQFSTLTTEKRIDKILLSLTHSDHLSKNDSGYQMIEQPGAIYLRHLVDIHKKYLMNYEFNTSCLTERRVFLAHYQTITYSQTSCGANSFHFPSHGKPFSLRLALSPSRGILVIGSIGTGRSYLVKYLATNSYVPFITVFLNKFLDNKPKGSLIDLSDDIYASASDDIDASDYIDASDDIDYDLDTELELLTMDMMPEIDPFSITLQFELAKAMSPCIIWIPNIHDLDVNESNYLSLGLLVNYLSRDCEKGSTRNILVIASTHIPQKVDPALIAPNQLNTCIKIRRLRIPQQRKHFLTLSYTRGFHLEKKMFHTNGFGSITIGSNVRDLVALINEALSISITQKKSILDTNTIRSALHRQTWDLRSQVRSVQDHGILFYQIGRAVAQNVLLSNCPIDPISIYMKKKSCNEGDSYLYKWYFELGTSMKKLTILLYLLSCSAGSVAQDLWSLPGPDEKNGITSYGLVENDSYLVHGLLEVEGALVGSSRTEKDCSQNDRVTLFLRSELRDPLDMMQNGSCSILDHRFLYEKYESELEEGEGALDPQQIEEDLFNHIVWAPRIWNPWGFLFDCIERPNELGFPYWAGSFRGKRIIYDKEDELQENESEFLQSGTMQYQTRDRFSKEQGFFRISQFIWDPSDPLFFLFKDQPFGSVFSHREFFADAEISKGLLTSQMNPPISIFQRWFLKNTQEKHFELLINRQRWLRTNSSLSNGSFRSNTLSESYQYLSNLFLSNGTLLDQMTKTLLRKRWLFPDEMKIGFMQE, from the coding sequence ATGAAAGGACATCAATTCAAATCCTGGATTTTCGAATTGAGAGAGATATTGAGAGAGATTAAGAATTCTCACTATTTCTTAGATTCATGGACCCAATTCAATTCAGTGGGATCTTTCATTCACATTTTTTTCCACCAAGAACGTTTTATAAAACTCTTTGACCCCCGAATTTGGAGTATCCTACTTTCACGCAATTCACAGGGTTCAACAAGCAATCGATATTTCACGATCAAGGGTGTAGTACTCTTTGTGGTAGTGGTCCTTATATATCGTATTACCAATCGAAATATGGTCGAAAGAAAAAATCTCTATTTGATAGGGCTTCTTCCTATACCTATGAATTCCATTGGACCCAGAAATGATACATTGAAAAAATCCTTTTGGTCTTCCAATATCAATAGGCTGATTGTTTCGCTACTCTATCTTCCAAAAGGAAAGAAGATTTCTGAGAGTTATTTACTAGATCCGAAAGAGAGTACTTGGTTTCTTCCAATAACTAAAAAGTGTATCATGTCTGAATCTAACCGGGGTTCGCGGTGGTGGAGGAACTGGATCGGAAAAAAGAGGGATTCTAGTTGTAAGATATCTAATGAAACCGTCGCTGGAATTGAGATCTCATTCAAAGAGAAAGATATCAAATATCTGGAGTTTCCCTTTGTATATTATATGGATGATCCGATCCGCAAGGACCACGATTGGGAATTGTTTGATTGTCTTTCTCTGAGGAAGAGGCGAAACATAATCAACTTGAATTCGGGACAGCTTTTCGAAATCGTAGTGAAGCACTGGATTTGTTATCTCATGTCTGCTTTTCGTGAAAAAATACCAATTGAAGTGGAGAGTTTCTTCAAAGAACAAGGGGCTGGGTCAACTAGTCAATCAAATGATATTGAGCATGTTTCCCATCTCTTCTCGAGAAACAAGTGGGCTATTTCTTTGCAAAATTGTGCTCAATTTCATATGTGGCAATTCCACCAAGATTTATTCGTTAGTTGGGGGAAGAATCCGTACGAATCGGATTTTTTGAGGAACGCATCGAGAGAGAATTGGATTTGGCTAGACAATGTGTGGTTGGTAAATAAGGATCGGTTTTTTAGCAAGGTACGGAATGTATCGTCAAATATTCAATATGATTCCACAAGATCTAGTTTTGTTCAAGTAATGGATTCTAATACAAGATCCATTCGTTCTTTTTTCTCTGACAGATGGTCAGAACTTCATCTGGGTTCAAATCCTACTGAGAGGTCCACTAGAGATCAGAAATTGTTGAAGAAACAACAAGATGTTTCTTTTGCCCCTTCCAGGCGATCGGAAAATAACGAAATGGTTAATATATTCAAGATAATTAAGTATTTACAAAGTACCGTCTCAATTCATCCTATTTCATCAGATCCGGGATGTGATATGGTTCCGAAGGATGAACCGGATATGGACAGTTCCGCTAAGATTTCATTCTTGaacaaaaattcatttttttacttatttcatCTATTCCATGACCGAAACAGGGGGGGATACACATTACACCACGATTTTGAATCTGAAGAGAAATTTCAAGAAATGGCGGATCTATTCACTCTATCAATAACCGAGCCGGATCTGGTGTATCATAAGGGATTTGCCTTTTCTATTGATTCCTGCGGATTGGATCAAAAACAACTCTTGAATGAGGTATTTAACTCCAGGGATGAATCGAAAAAGAAATCTTTATTGGTTctatctcctattttttatgaAGAGAGTGAATCTTTTTATCGAAGGATCCGAAAAAATGGGTTTCGGATCTCCTGCGGGAATTATTTGGAagatagaaaacaaaaaaacgaTACTCTGAATCATAGAACTATAAGGAAATATACGATCAACCAACATTTATCGAATTTGAAAAAGAGTCAGAAGAAATGGGTTGATcctcttatttttctttctcgAACCGAGAGATTCATGAATCGGGATCCTGATGCATATAGATACAAATGGTTCAATGGGAGCAAAAATTTCCAGGAACATTTGGAACATTTCGTTTCTGAGCAGAGGAGCCATTTTCAAGTAGTGTTCGATCGATTACGTATTAATCAATATTCGATTGATTGGTCTGAGGTTATCGACAAAAAAGATTTGTCTAAGTCACTTCGTTTCTTTTTGTCCAAGTCATTTCGTTTCTTTTTGTCCAAGTCACTTTCCAAGTTGCTTCTCTTTTTGTCTAACTCACTTCCTTTTTTCTTTGTGAGTTTCGGGAATATCCCTATTAATAGGTCCGAGATCCACATTTATGAATTGAAAGGTCCGAATGATCAACTCTACAATCCCTTGTTAGAATCAATAGGTCTTCAAATCGTTcatttgaaaaaattgaaagCTTTCTTATTGGATGATCATGATACTTTCCAAAAATCGAAATTCTTGATCAATGGAGGAACAATATCACCATTTTTGTTCAATAAGATACCAAAGTGGATGATTGACTCATTCCATACTAGAAATAATCGCGGGAAATCCTTTGATACCACGGATTCCTATTTCTCAATGATATCCCACGATCAAAACAATTGGTTGAATCCCGTAAAACCATTTCATAGAAGTTCATTGATATCTTCTTTTTATAAAGCAAATCGACTTCGATTCTTGAATAATCCACATCACTTCTGCTTCTATTGTAACAAAAGATTCCCTTTTTATATGGAAAAGGCCCGTATCAATAATTCTGATTTTACATATAGACAATTCCTCAATATCTTGTTCAttcacaacaaaaaattttctttgtgtGTCGGTAAAAAAAAACATGCTTTTTTGGAGAGAGATACTATTTCACCAATTGAGTCACAGGTATCTAACATATGCATACCTAACGATTTTCCAATTCGATCCGATCTATTCGTTCGTAGAACTATTTACTCGATCGCAGGCATTTCTGGAACACCTCTAACAGAGGGACAAATAGTCCATTTTGAAAGAACTTATGGTAAACCACCTCTTTCCAATATGAATCTATCTGATTCAGAAAGGAAGAACTTGCATCAGTATCTCAATCTCAATTTCGGTTTGATTTACACTCTATGTTCTGAGAAATATTTACTATCGGAAAAGAGGAAAAAACGGAGTCTTTGTCTAAAGAAATGCGTTGAGAAAGGGCAGATGTATAGAGCCTTTCAACGAGATAGTGCTTTTTCAACTCTCTCAAAATGGAATCTATTCCAAACATATATGCCATGGTTCCTTACTTCGACAGGGTACAAATatctaaattttctatttttagatacTTTTTCAGACCTATTGTCAATACTAAGTAGCAATCCAAAATTTTTATCTATTCTTCATGATATTATGTACAGATCAGATATATCATGGCGAATTCTTCAGAAAATTTTGTATCTTCCACAATGGAATCTGATAAGTGAGATTTCGAGTAAGTGTTTACATAATCTTCTTCTGTACGAAAAAACGATTCATCAAAATAATGAGTCACCATTGATATGGACACATCTGGGATCGCCAAATGTTCGGGAGTTCTTCTATTCAAtccttttccttcttcttcttgcTGGATATCTCGTTCGTACACATCTTCTCTTTGTTTTTCGAGCCTCTAGTGAGTTACAGACAGAGTTCGAAAAGGTCAAATCTTTGATGATTCCATCATACATGATTGAGTTGCGAAAACTTCTGGATAGGTATCCTACATCGGAACCGAATTCCTTCTGGTTAAAGAATCTCTTTTTGGTTGCTTTGGAACAATTAGGAGATTCCCTAGAAGAAATATGGGGTTCTGTTTCTGGCGACAACATGCTATTGGGTAGTGGTCCCGCTTATGGGTTCAAATCAATACGttctaagaaaaaatatttgaatattaATCTAATCGATATCATCGATCTCATAAGTATCATACCAAATCCCATCAATCGAATCACTTTTTCGAGAAATACGAGACATCTAAGTCATACAAGTAAAGAGATCTATTCAttgataagaaaaagaaaaagggtgaACGGTGATTGGATTGATGATAAAATAGAATCCTGGGTCGCGAGCAGTGATTCgattgatgatgaagaaagagaattcTTGGTTCAGTTCTCCACTTTAACGACAgaaaaaaggattgataaaaTTCTATTGAGTCTGACTCATAGTGATCATTTATCAAAGAATGACTCTGGTTATCAAATGATTGAACAACCGGGAGCAATTTACTTACGACACTTAGTTGACATTCATAAAAAGTATCTAATGAATTATGAGTTCAATACATCTTGTTTAACAGAAAGACGAGTATTCCTTGCTCATTATCAGACAATCACTTATTCACAAACCTCGTGTGGGGCTAATAGTTTTCATTTCCCATCTCATGGAAAACCCTTTTCGCTCCGATTAGCCCTATCCCCCTCTAGAGGTATTTTAGTGATAGGTTCTATAGGAACTGGACGATCCTATTTGGTCAAATACCTAGCGACAAACTCCTATGTTCCTTTTATTACGGTATTTCTGAACAAGTTCCTGGATAACAAGCCTAAAGGTTCTCTTATTGATCTTAGTGACGATATTTATGCTAGTGCTAGTGACGATATTGATGCTAGTGACTATATTGATGCTAGTGACGATATCGATTATGACCTTGATACGGAGCTGGAGCTGCTAACTATGGATATGATGCCGGAAATAGACCCATTTTCTATCACCCTTCAATTCGAATTAGCAAAAGCAATGTCTCCTTGCATAATATGGATTCCAAACATTCATGATCTGGATGTGAATGAGTCGAATTACTTATCCCTCGGTCTATTAGTGAACTATCTCTCCAGGGATTGTGAAAAAGGGTCTACTAGAAATATTCTTGTTATTGCTTCGACTCATATTCCGCAAAAAGTGGATCCCGCTCTAATAGCCCCGAATCAATTAAATACATGCATTAAGATACGAAGGCTTCGTATTCCACAACAACGAAAGCACTTTTTGACTCTTTCATATACTAGGGGATTTCACTTGGAAAAGAAAATGTTCCATACTAATGGATTCGGGTCCATAACCATTGGTTCCAATGTACGAGATCTTGTAGCACTTATCAATGAGGCCCTATCGATTAGTATTACACAGAAGAAATCCATTCTAGACACTAATACAATTCGATCCGCTCTTCATAGACAAACTTGGGATTTGCGATCCCAGGTAAGATCGGTTCAGGATCATGGGATCCTTTTCTATCAGATAGGAAGGGCTGTTGCACAAAATGTACTTCTAAGTAATTGCCCTATAGAtcctatatctatctatatgaAGAAGAAATCATGTAACGAAGGGGATTCTTATTTGTACAAATGGTACTTCGAACTTGGAACGAGCATGAAGAAATTAACGATACTTCTTTATCTTTTGAGTTGTTCTGCCGGATCGGTCGCTCAAGATCTTTGGTCTCTACCCGGACCCGATGAAAAAAATGGGATCACTTCTTATGGACTCGTTGAGAATGATTCTTATCTAGTTCATGGCCTATTAGAAGTAGAAGGCGCTCTGGTGGGATCCTCACGGACAGAAAAAGATTGCAGTCAGAATGATCGAGTGACGTTGTTTCTTCGGTCCGAACTAAGGGATCCTTTAGATATGATGCAAAATGGATCTTGTTCTATCCTTGATCATAGATTTCTCTATGAAAAATACGAATCGGAATTGGAAGAAGGGGAAGGAGCCCTCGATCCGCAACAGATAGAGGAGGATTTATTCAATCACATAGTTTGGGCTCCTAGAATATGGAACCCCTGGGGCTTTCTATTTGATTGTATCGAAAGGCCCAATGAATTGGGATTTCCCTATTGGGCCGGGTCATTTCGGGGCAAGCGGATCATTTATGATAAAGAGGATGAGCTTCAAGAGAATGAGTCGGAGTTCTTGCAGAGTGGAACCATGCAGTACCAGACACGAGATAGATTTTCCAAAGAACAGGGATTTTTTCGAATAAGCCAATTCATTTGGGACCCCTCAGATCCACTCTTTTTCCTATTCAAAGATCAGCCCTTTGGCTCTGTGTTTTCACATCGTGAATTCTTTGCAGATGCAGAGATATCAAAGGGGCTTCTTACTTCCCAAATGAATCCTCCTATATCTATATTTCAACGCTGGTTTCTCAAGAATACGCAAGAAAAGCACTTTGAATTGTTGATTAATCGCCAGAGATGGCTTAGAACCAACAGCTCATTATCGAATGGATCTTTCCGTTCTAATACTCTATCCGAGAGTTATCAGTATTTATCAAATCTGTTCCTATCTAACGGAACACTATTGGATCAAATGACAAAGACATTGTTGAGAAAAAGATGGCTTTTCCCGGATGAAATGAAAATTGGATTCATGCAAGAGTAG